Proteins encoded within one genomic window of Bacteroidia bacterium:
- a CDS encoding glycosyltransferase family 4 protein gives MKIAIFSSNDFIEGTGSNSRLKAYARGLVEEGDEVTFFFTHASSFNDSGLNTKAKGIWKGIPYLFFSGKCYRPQSIAGKMVDSFSSMINATYYLLRHGHKFDVFLIYSPSILFYWHIILLLKWIGKPVVIEWTELHSSYGTRMTLKDRFVRAMHRQDEKHAHNIADHIIVISRNLKQHYLRFFPPERITLLPIVVDLNRFEGVDCHRPHSHIIGYLGSFGHKDGVTGILNAFGMALEENPHLRLRLMGWCPEREKVVQAIKEMQLESKVEFLGQLTSDEIPCYLQQCDVLIVNRPDTRYSNFGFPTKLGEYLASGRPTIVTRVGDVEQYLTHGYDTWMIPPDDDRQLAGAILQRFAEYDRFEEIGKRGRETCQKLFSHTLHIKRLKQIFEQLVKN, from the coding sequence TTGAAAATTGCGATTTTTTCTTCCAATGATTTTATAGAAGGTACCGGTTCCAATTCACGACTAAAAGCGTATGCACGGGGACTGGTTGAGGAAGGTGATGAAGTCACCTTTTTTTTTACCCATGCATCTTCATTTAATGATTCGGGGCTGAATACAAAAGCCAAAGGAATCTGGAAAGGCATTCCCTATTTATTCTTCAGCGGGAAATGCTACAGGCCGCAATCTATTGCCGGCAAAATGGTGGATTCATTTTCCTCAATGATCAATGCCACCTACTATCTCCTTCGCCACGGCCATAAGTTCGATGTATTCCTTATTTATTCGCCTTCCATTCTCTTTTACTGGCACATTATCCTGTTATTAAAATGGATAGGAAAACCTGTGGTGATTGAGTGGACAGAACTGCACTCTTCTTACGGAACCCGGATGACCCTTAAAGACCGGTTTGTGCGGGCCATGCACCGCCAGGATGAGAAGCACGCCCACAACATCGCGGACCACATAATCGTGATATCCCGCAATCTGAAGCAGCATTACCTGCGCTTTTTCCCGCCAGAACGGATCACTTTATTGCCCATCGTGGTAGACCTCAATCGTTTTGAGGGAGTTGATTGTCATCGGCCGCATTCTCACATTATCGGCTATTTGGGCTCCTTCGGCCACAAGGATGGGGTAACCGGGATCCTCAATGCATTCGGAATGGCGCTGGAGGAGAATCCGCATCTCAGGTTAAGGTTGATGGGCTGGTGCCCTGAGCGGGAGAAGGTGGTGCAGGCCATAAAGGAAATGCAACTGGAAAGTAAAGTGGAGTTTCTCGGTCAGCTCACCTCTGATGAAATTCCATGCTACCTGCAACAGTGCGATGTGCTGATCGTAAACCGCCCGGATACGCGCTACAGCAACTTCGGGTTTCCCACCAAGCTGGGTGAATATCTTGCTTCGGGCCGGCCCACAATCGTTACCCGCGTGGGAGATGTAGAGCAATACCTCACGCATGGCTACGATACCTGGATGATCCCTCCCGATGACGATCGTCAGTTGGCCGGGGCGATCCTGCAGCGTTTCGCAGAATACGACCGGTTTGAGGAGATCGGAAAGCGCGGCCGGGAAACTTGTCAAAAGCTGTTTTCCCACACGCTGCACATAAAGCGGCTGAAGCAAATTTTTGAGCAACTCGTGAAGAATTAA
- a CDS encoding ATP-dependent DNA ligase — translation MKRFAKLFAELDQTNKTNEKILALKEYFAEAPDADKMWAAALFTGRRPKRQVNRTQLWGWASELTDLPEWLFRESYHAVGDLAETIALLLPDPQHESDRSLSEWIEYLNQAARESESEKQQKITAAWNELGQQERFVFNKLITGAFRVGVSQNLLIRAIAGLHEIEKTILAHRFMGNWDPASTTYQQLVFEENRSDDLSRPYPFFLAHPIDGHPQELGVPAEWQAEWKWDGIRSQTLLRKGQFFIWSRGEELVTEKFPELRILQTSLPDGVAIDGEIMPYKDGQVLPFNVLQTRIGRKNLSAAILKNAPVALFAYDLLEWRGEDIREQPLRERRELLGKLVEEVNRPNVLRLSPAVAFATWEELAEKRETSRQHFAEGLMLKHKDSLYQVGRKRGDWWKWKVEPLTIDGVLIYAQKGSGRRASLFTDYTFGVWNGEVLVPFAKAYSGLTDKEIRQVDDFIRKNTVEKFGPVRTVHPELVFEIGFEGIQESKRHKSGVALRFPRMLRWRTDKKAADANSLDELKEILKAYQAGTT, via the coding sequence ATGAAGCGCTTCGCGAAACTTTTTGCTGAACTGGATCAGACCAACAAGACCAACGAGAAGATCCTGGCGCTAAAGGAATATTTTGCCGAAGCACCGGATGCTGACAAGATGTGGGCGGCAGCGCTTTTCACAGGTCGCAGACCCAAACGGCAGGTAAACCGGACGCAGCTTTGGGGTTGGGCCTCCGAACTCACTGATCTCCCGGAATGGCTTTTCCGTGAATCATACCATGCCGTGGGCGACCTGGCTGAAACCATCGCCCTGTTGCTCCCCGATCCGCAGCACGAAAGCGACCGCTCCCTTAGCGAATGGATTGAATACCTGAATCAGGCTGCACGGGAATCCGAATCTGAAAAGCAGCAAAAGATCACGGCAGCGTGGAACGAACTGGGCCAGCAGGAAAGGTTTGTATTCAATAAGCTGATCACCGGAGCCTTTCGGGTTGGCGTATCTCAGAATTTGCTGATACGGGCCATTGCCGGATTGCATGAAATTGAGAAAACGATTCTTGCCCATCGCTTCATGGGTAACTGGGATCCTGCTTCCACCACCTATCAGCAATTGGTTTTTGAAGAAAACCGAAGTGATGATCTTTCGCGGCCGTACCCATTTTTCCTGGCTCATCCCATCGATGGACATCCGCAAGAGCTGGGTGTACCAGCAGAATGGCAGGCCGAATGGAAATGGGATGGTATCCGGTCGCAGACATTGCTGCGAAAGGGGCAATTCTTCATTTGGAGCCGGGGTGAAGAACTTGTTACCGAGAAATTCCCCGAACTCCGGATTCTTCAAACTTCACTGCCGGATGGAGTGGCTATTGATGGCGAGATCATGCCTTACAAGGATGGACAGGTATTGCCATTTAATGTGCTGCAAACCCGGATCGGTCGCAAAAATCTTTCAGCAGCCATTTTGAAAAATGCACCGGTGGCTCTTTTCGCGTACGATCTTTTGGAATGGCGCGGAGAGGACATACGCGAGCAACCCCTCAGGGAGCGGAGGGAATTGCTGGGCAAATTGGTAGAGGAGGTGAACCGGCCCAATGTGCTGAGGCTGTCTCCGGCAGTGGCCTTTGCAACATGGGAAGAACTGGCGGAAAAGCGCGAAACTTCCCGGCAGCATTTTGCCGAAGGATTAATGCTAAAACATAAAGACAGCCTCTACCAGGTGGGCCGCAAAAGAGGCGACTGGTGGAAATGGAAGGTAGAACCGCTTACCATTGATGGTGTGCTGATCTACGCCCAGAAAGGTTCAGGCCGCAGGGCCAGCCTTTTTACTGATTATACTTTTGGTGTTTGGAATGGAGAAGTGCTGGTGCCTTTTGCTAAGGCTTATTCAGGGCTAACTGACAAGGAGATAAGGCAGGTAGATGATTTCATCAGGAAAAATACGGTGGAGAAATTCGGCCCGGTGAGGACCGTGCATCCGGAACTGGTATTTGAAATCGGCTTTGAGGGCATACAGGAAAGCAAGCGCCATAAGAGCGGGGTCGCATTGAGGTTTCCGAGGATGCTGAGATGGCGTACTGACAAGAAAGCCGCAGATGCAAATTCTTTGGATGAACTGAAAGAAATATTGAAGGCTTACCAGGCGGGAACCACATAA